DNA sequence from the Vicia villosa cultivar HV-30 ecotype Madison, WI linkage group LG3, Vvil1.0, whole genome shotgun sequence genome:
TTTTGTCCAATACAGTTTAGAAAGCTTATCCCCTTTAGCCAAAACTATGTTACCTTTGTAGAGTTTTCACTTTCCAGAATCAAAGTGATTGTCATAACCACAATCATCAAGCATATGCATATAGATCAAATTAAAGCGGACATCTGGAGCATGGTTGACACCTATAAGAAACAATTGAATTCCCATTTTGGTTTGCAATATAACATCACCAACACCAATTACCTTAGATACATAGTCATTACCGATCTTCAATACTCCAAAGTCCCCAGAAGTATAAGACGTGAAGAAATCCTTCCTTGATGTAACATGCAATGTAGCACCATTGTCAAATATCCACATGCTCTTGTCAGGTACGAGATTAACAGACTCATGATCATGCAAAATAACAAGATCATTACATGTAGCAGTAGTAACACGATAACAATCGTGATCTTCATAATCCTTTGTTTAAACTTACATTTCTTGCCTTTGTTATCCCTTTTCCACTGATAAAAATACTTTTGTACGTGTCATGCTTTGTGACAATAATGGCATTCAAGATTCTTGTATCGTGGCTTAGACTTACTTCTACATTCTTTCTACCATCCCAGTTCCTTTTTCTGACTTCTCCCCTATTTTCAGGGACAAGTACCTCAGATTGAGATGAAGTACTTTGTGATTTGGGGGTCTTTGCACAAGAACTTGCGATTTGGATTCATCCGAGTGAAAACTTTGAAGAAAGGGGTTTCTGTCAAACAATTAACAGTAACTGGAGGATCAAATTGGGTTTTTGTGACAAGATCTTGCAATTGagattcagccgagtgaaagctTTAAAGAAAGGAGTTTCTATCAAATAAGTAGAGATAACCTGAGGATCAAATTGAAGATCTCGGGACACTTGATCTAACTTAaaatcaagggaagagaagaagatAGATTTAACATCAAATTTGGGATTTAGGGGTTTGAACTTTTATTTCTCTCTTGTAAACAATTTCTTGCAAAGAATTATTGAATATCTCAATTCCATTGGAATTGAGAGCATGCGTACCCATAGCGAGGCCGATttgggaactgcctaaacaaatccttgtgtgtgtatgtctctctctctctctctctctctctctctctcacacacacacacacacacacacacacacacacactctttaTAATTCGATAATTCATTTAGTGTGCAATTTCGTATACTGATAATTCTGTTTATGTTGAAGTATTTCGAACTGTTTTGTTAATATAATTGCAATCTAAACAATTGCAATTGATTTTTCATATCatgaactcaaagaaaaattaacttagtGTTTATTACACACCCAATGTTTGATAAATTGTCTTAGTCATTTTTCATTTGATATTTCATTGGAGACAATTATCAAAGTGTAAAagtattcaaatttatttttacaatAACATATTGatttgttttctaattatttGTGGTACGTTAATATCATAACATTACGGTTTAATACACATATCTTATTCTTTCAATAACGATTCGGGATAGACGAGTGTCGATCTAGAATTGCTCTGCTTTCcatagaaaatatatttaaaacaaaattttaattagaaaattttattagggatctattcacccctctAAATCATTGCCTTTCGTCTAACAAGTCGTTCTAAGTTTCTCTTGATTGCTTGTGCCAGATGATATTTGTTTCATATCATATGGTGAGCACCGTGAGACATGGCCCTTGGAGATTATATCCTTGTGCTCTAGATGTGTTGCTAGTATGTCAAACCATGTCATAGATGTGTTTCCAGTATGTCACCGTATTGTGGCCATTGAGAAAGAGGTTATTGCTAGAGGATAGTTTAAGTAAGGAACTATTCATATTGCCACCCTGCAAGCCATTTAAGAGAGGCACAACATGCATTACAGTATAGGATGTCGAAGAGGAACACATGCATAAGATACACGCAATAGTTGTTTTTTACTTTGGATTTTGATATTAACATTTTGAAATTTTGTATTATGGTATGTTATTTTATGAACATTGATGTATGGTTTATCaatattttgtttgaatatttgATCTTATTATTGAATAAAAGTGTGTATGATTTATTATAAGATTTATTTACAAAAGGCTTATAGTGTAGGGTTCATTAAGAAATATAAAATTTCCTCGAACTTACTGTTTAGGTGTGGAGAAACTGTCCATGAGTTTgtccaaattttaaaatttggacTCACCCATGTGTTTTGAAATAAACACTCATTAATGAGTGAATAAACTGCCCAAGGGTTTGTCCGGACTCATTCCATTGTAAGATTTACTTtcaaatttatatttgtttagaCCTCTCATTTAAACGGTGCAAGTTGCTAGAATGATGATAATACATCTTAAAATAtctatatgtattttttttttttataaaagagacCAAAGAAATCTATTTTTTATATAACAAGACGAGGTACTTGTTTGTTACCTTATCCACAAGACATGGTTTATAGATTCCCATTTATTCATGATAGTAATACAAACTTTGTAGTAGTACGTACATCTTCATCTCACAAAACACAATAATCAGCTCTCAACTCATATGGCGGAAATCGCTGTGTCATTAGTTATTGATCAACTACTTCCACTCTTAACGAAAGAAGTCAAGCTGTTGAGAGGTATTCACAAGGAGTTTGCAGACATTAAAGATGAACTTGAATGTATTCAAGCATTTCTTAAGGATGCTGATAAAAAAGCTTCAACAACTGAAGGAGTCAAAACTTGGGTGAAGCAAGTTAGGGAAGCAGCTTTTCGCATTGAAGATGTCATTGATGAGTATATGATCCAGCTGAAGGTGGAACAACAACCTCGTGTTTCTCGATGTGTACCTATATTCCAAAAGATTGCTCACTTACTCAAGAAAATTGTCGCTCGCCATCAAATACAGTCCGAGATTCAAGCGATTAAGTTATCTATTCGTGAGATCAAGAAAAGAAGTGAAAGATATGGCTTCCAACGTTCTCTTGAACAAGGATCAAGCAGTTATAGAAGAATTCGGACTGCCAAATGGCATGACCCTCGATTGGGTGCTCTTTACATTGAAGAATCTGAATTTGTGGGCTTTGAAGAGCCAAGGAAAAGATTGATTGATTGGATGGTAAAGGGAAGGGATGAGCGCACTGTAGTTTCTGTGGTAGGAATGGGTGGCCAAGGAAAAACCACTCTTGCCAAGAAAGTTTTTGACAGCCAAGATGTCGTCAGACACTTTGATTGTCGTGTATGGATCACAGTCTCTCAATCATATAATGCTGAAGACTTATTGAGGGAGATGTTGGTAAAGATTTGCAAAGAAAAAGGAGACAATACTCATAGGGATATTTCTCAAATGGATCGAGCGTCATTGACAGAAGAAGGAGACAATGCTCCTAGGGATATTTCTCAAATGGATCGAGCGTCATTGACCAATGAAGTGCGAAAGTACTTGCAGCAAAAGAGGTATGTTGtcatgtttgatgatgtttgggATGTACATTTTTGGGATGATATTGAATTTGCTGCAATTGATAATAAAAGAGGAAGTAGGATATTTATCACAACAAGAAACCTAGATGTTGTGATGTCTTGTAAAAAATCTTCTTTTGTTGAATTGCTTGAGTTGCAACCTTTAACTCATGAACAATCTTTGGAGTTGTTCAATAAGAAGGCATTCCAATTTGACGATGGTGGATGTTGTCCAGAAGAGCTCAGTGATATAGCTAATGAAATTGTTCAAAAATGCAAGGGGTTACCACTAGCAATTGTTGCCATTGGTGGTCTTCTGTCTACACGAGACAAAAATGTGTCTGAGTGGCAGAGATTTAGAGAAAACCTAAGTTTCGAGTTAAAGAAAGATACACATTTAATTGGGATAAACAAAATTTTAGGTTTAAGTTATGATGATTTGCCTTATTATCTCAAGCCATGTTTGTTGTATTTTGGAATATATCCAGAAGATTATTTAGTTAGATCAAAGAGAGTGATTCGACAATGGATAGCTGAAGGGTTTGTGAAGGAGGAAAGTGGGAAGACTTTGGAAGAAGTTGCACAAGGGTATTTAACAGAGTTGATCCATAGAAGCTTGGTGCAAGTATCCTCGCTTAGAATTGATGGTAAGGTTAAGCGTTGTCGTGTTCATGATCTAATACACGATATGATCCTTGAAAAAAATGAGGATTTAAACTTTTGCAAGCATGTTAGTGATGATGGACAGTCAAACTTAAGTGGAATTGTACGACGCTTATTAGTGACTACCGAATTAAGAGCGGGTCTTGATGATTTAAATTTGCATATTGAAAGGTCGCATGTTCggtcattgtttttttttaaaaatgatgtaTCAGCTTCTACGGATTCTTGGATAATCCCTATAAAATTCAGGTTGTTGAAGGTTCTTGATCCTGAAGGTATGCCATATCTCCATCCGTTTCCTGAGTTTGGAAATTTGATCCATTTGAAGTATTTACACCTCGAATTAAGAGGGGTTACAGAACTTTCCAAATCCATTGGCATGCTCCAGAACCTAGAGACCTTAGAAGTAAGAGTTACAGGTACCGTATTTTCCCTTGTTTTGCCAAAAGAGATTAGCAAGCTTAGAAAGCTAAGACATCTTATCGGCGATAAAATGTGTTTTGAAGAACTACAGAATGGTATTGGAGAGATGACTTCTCTACAAACTCTACGAAATGCTATTACTATAGGGTTTAGAGTAGCAGAAGTAATTAAAGGGTTAGGAAAGCTGAAACAGATGAGGGATTTGGGATTGATTAATGTTCATCCAGACAATGAAAGCATACTATCTTCTTCAATCAATGATATGCGGCACTTGGAGAAACTATATGTTTCCTCATCATATTTTGGCGTCCATCTGAATTTGATTTCTCCGCCAACTATGCTTCAAAAAGTTACACTAGAAGGGTGTTTACAGAAGTTGCCAAAGTGGATTCCAGAGCTTCAAAATCTTGTTGTGTTGAGTTTGGTGGCGTCCGTTTTAACTGAAGATCCAATGCAATCCCTAAAACGTTTGCAACACTTGTTGTCCCTCTCTTTAGTCAGTAATGCTTATGTAGGTGTATGTTTGCATTTTGAAGACGGAGGGTTTCAGAAACTAAAGGAGCTGTATGTTGAAGATTTAGATGAATTGAGAGATATTATTATCGACAAAGCAGCGCTTCCTTCTCTGAAAAAGCTTCAGTTACGCACACTCCCCAAACTTGAGAATTTACCGAAAGGAATCCTACACCTAGAGAAGCTTGAAGTTCTCAATATTCGGGATCACTATGATGGTGAGCGGAATACTTATACTGAGGATTTGAGTTGGATCACAGAGCATATGCCCACTGTTAAAATCAATTATAATGTTACTTAAGTCCAAGGTGAGCTTTTTCTTCCTAAACTTATTAATAATACTTATTGTTTTCCATAAGCATGAGAATAGTTATTGTTCATTAATCCAAATACAATCTTACTTTTCTCCTGTTGCatgatttattattttaactCAGCATCACCAAATATGAATACTATTTTTTATCCTCAAAGGCAATCAATAGTGATAAATTTTCCTGTGATTTGGTAGGTGTTGGGCTTCAATTTCAAATGCAATGGCAATTCAGACTCTCCAGAGACTTTTACTGCAACATTTTGGGACTTATGTTctttaataatattaatgataATGGTGTATGAAACCTCTAAATTATGGATTGGCTTAATTCTTGAGTTGTTTGTGTATTGTAATTGTTATTTTCAAGCATTTTAAGACCTTATTTTTCGGTTGATTTCCTTTCTTCATTTCTGCTTTCATCAATGGTGTATAATGATTGTTGCGAGATATTTTGCTTTTGGTTTAAGATTTGAGTTGTATGTGATGTATTATGTATGCAATATAGTACGAGAGCCTTCCTTTCAATGAttgttaaatttttgtttttttgtgttttcgttTTTCTAGCTTATTCAAAAACTCAGTTACATTTCTAAATGAAATGTGTTAAGAGTGGAAGAAAATGTTCAAGactttattaaaaaatagtttataaTTATGTATCATTCAGTAAGTGTTGCCTTTTACTAGcattttaagacattatttttctcttaatttttctgTTGATATCCATAGAATGTATCACTGACTTCATTACTGTGTTCAAATTAGAAATGATGGTAAAGCTAAAGCGTGTCGTGTTCATGATCTAATACACTATATGATACTTGGAAAGTTTGAGGATTTTGAGAATCTAATAGtttgttaaaataaattaaatattttattagctAAATTATGCAGTAAAATATTATGTTAACAGTAAATTAGTCAAATTAAAATAAGATTAATTGACTCTTGTCATATAAAGACTCTTGTGTCTACTTTAtgaataaaatatattgaaattattCTCTGAAAATTTTTATATGGTATCATAGCTAAAACAAACTTCCTCTGTACAATATATGAATCAGTTCTTGTTGATATTCTTGAATAATTCTGATGGCTTGTTTCGAgaataataaattgaagaaaCCCAATTCTCCATCTGCAATTCATATACATGAAGCTCTCTCCTCAGATTTGACAACAGTAACTATGTCGAGTGGTCGTTCAATGTGCAAACAAGATAAGAGGTTAAAAACTTGGGTTATGTCACTGGAACAAAGGTTGCACCAAAAGACAAGAAATCAAGAATATGGAACACGTGAAGATGAAAACTGCTTGATCAAAATAAATTTGGGATACCATTAAGGAGACATACTCCATGACTAAAAGAAACTAGATTCCTTTTTACGAGAAAGGAAATTTAGgaaaccattaagaagatatactcaGTCGACCAAGATGCTTCAAGAGCATATCAATTATATCTCGAGGTAATTTCTACTTAGGGATGTCAACTTATCTCCGTTAGCGGGATCTCTGTGGGAATTCCCCGTTTGAGGTCCCAAAGACGGGAACTTTTCCTCCGCGGAGACAGGGACGAGGAACAAAGTCTCTCCGAATGCACTTCGGAGACGGGATTGGCGTTAATATCCCCCGCCCCGTCTAAAATAGTataatgtccttaatttatagataattttaaattattatgtaaatttatttgtcatttcatataattaatcttatacacaaatttaaaatatatatgca
Encoded proteins:
- the LOC131662345 gene encoding disease resistance protein RPM1-like: MAEIAVSLVIDQLLPLLTKEVKLLRGIHKEFADIKDELECIQAFLKDADKKASTTEGVKTWVKQVREAAFRIEDVIDEYMIQLKVEQQPRVSRCVPIFQKIAHLLKKIVARHQIQSEIQAIKLSIREIKKRSERYGFQRSLEQGSSSYRRIRTAKWHDPRLGALYIEESEFVGFEEPRKRLIDWMVKGRDERTVVSVVGMGGQGKTTLAKKVFDSQDVVRHFDCRVWITVSQSYNAEDLLREMLVKICKEKGDNTHRDISQMDRASLTEEGDNAPRDISQMDRASLTNEVRKYLQQKRYVVMFDDVWDVHFWDDIEFAAIDNKRGSRIFITTRNLDVVMSCKKSSFVELLELQPLTHEQSLELFNKKAFQFDDGGCCPEELSDIANEIVQKCKGLPLAIVAIGGLLSTRDKNVSEWQRFRENLSFELKKDTHLIGINKILGLSYDDLPYYLKPCLLYFGIYPEDYLVRSKRVIRQWIAEGFVKEESGKTLEEVAQGYLTELIHRSLVQVSSLRIDGKVKRCRVHDLIHDMILEKNEDLNFCKHVSDDGQSNLSGIVRRLLVTTELRAGLDDLNLHIERSHVRSLFFFKNDVSASTDSWIIPIKFRLLKVLDPEGMPYLHPFPEFGNLIHLKYLHLELRGVTELSKSIGMLQNLETLEVRVTGTVFSLVLPKEISKLRKLRHLIGDKMCFEELQNGIGEMTSLQTLRNAITIGFRVAEVIKGLGKLKQMRDLGLINVHPDNESILSSSINDMRHLEKLYVSSSYFGVHLNLISPPTMLQKVTLEGCLQKLPKWIPELQNLVVLSLVASVLTEDPMQSLKRLQHLLSLSLVSNAYVGVCLHFEDGGFQKLKELYVEDLDELRDIIIDKAALPSLKKLQLRTLPKLENLPKGILHLEKLEVLNIRDHYDGERNTYTEDLSWITEHMPTVKINYNVT